The Bacteroides sp. AN502(2024) DNA segment CTGAAGTATGCCGTGAGCCATCCCGAGAACACCTATATTGTGGCTACCGAATCGGGAATCTTGCATGAGATGCAAAAGAAGTGTCCGCAGACAACGTTTATCCCTGCTCCTCCGAATGATAGTACATGCGGATGTAACGAATGTAGTTTTATGCGGTTGAATACACTGGAGAAGCTTTATGAGTGTCTGAAGAACGAGTCGCCGGAAATTACGGTAGATCCGGAAATAGCAAAGAAGGCAGTTAAACCGATTCAACGGATGTTGGAGATTTCGGAGAAATTGGGATTATAAGATTCTTCTGAAACGTTTTCATTGTATTTGCAAAGCGAGGCTGTCTAACAGGTCTCAGTAATAAAAAGTCACCCCTGTCAAAGTATATTTTGGCAGGGGTAAAATCGTTAAAATAGGACTTGTTAGACAGCCTCCTATCTATCACCTGTCACTATCACGTATCTCAAAACGATATCGGGATATTTCACATAATATATCTCGAATGGATCATAGATGATTCTATAATATACATAATTTGTCCACATACAATTTGTGCAGTTATTCAGGAAGATTTTTATATTTAAATATATGTATAGCTCTTAATTTTGCGTTAATAAATTATTTGTTAAATCTTATATGCATGAAAATAATCGGCTTTTAATCAGTTTCCTTTCAGGTTAGAAAGGTGTTACTTGTCTTTTTATTATTTAACACGTATACTTATTAACCATTAAAATTGCAAACGTATGAGAAAAAAGAGAGTCATTTCTATGAAGATTCCTTGTAGGATATGGCTATTGGCTGCGACATTGTCTATAGGACAGACAGCTTTTTCATTGGGAGTAGAATCCGTTCCTATGAATGAGGAATTGGCACAACAGCGAAAAGTCATTGAAGTTTCAGGTACGGTTACTGACAGTTCAGGACCCGTTATTGGAGCGACTGTTGCTGTGAAAGGTACGAGTACGGGAGTAATTACCGATATAGACGGTAATTTTAAGTTAAAAGTTCCGGTAGGAGCTACTATAACAGTTTCTTATATTGGATATCAAAGCAAAGAAATCCAATATAAAGGAGAAAGAAATCTGAAAATCCAATTGAATGAAAATGTGCAGGAACTTCAGGAAGTACAGGTGATTGCGTACGGTTCTCAGAAAAAAGTAACTGTTACCGGTGCTCTTTCTTCTATTAATAATGAAGAATTGTTGAAATCACCGGTTGCGAGTATGGCGAATGCACTGACCGGTAAGGTTACCGGTCTCGCCAGTGTACAGTCCAGTGGTCAGCCGGGTGCCGATGATGCTACGTTGTATGTACGTGGTGTCGGTTCATTAAGTACTGATTTGTCACAACCGTTAATGTTAGTTGACGGTGTGGAACGTTCATTCTTCCAGTTAGACCCGAATGAAGTGGAAAGTATCACTGTTTTGAAAGATGCTTCCGCTACAGCCGTATTTGGTGTACGTGGTGCCAATGGTGTTATTTTGGTCACTACCAAACGTGGTACACAAGGAAAGGCAAAGGTGAACTTCTCCACTACTTTTGCTTGGCAGATGCCGTCGCGTGTACCTGAATTTGCCGGCAGTTACGATTATGCCACTGCTTACAACAATGCTCAGTTACACGATGGAGTGGCAGAGTCTCAGTTGGCATTTTCACCGGAGATTGTGGAGAAGTTCCGCACCAATAGCGATCCCTTGGTATATCCGAGTACTAATTGGACAGATATGTTGATAAAGAACTCTGCTTTGCAGACACAACATAACTTTAATATATCAGGAGGTTCGGAACGAGTGAAATATTTTGCATCGTTGGGTGTATTTACGCAGAATGGTCTGTTCAACACGTTCGAAGAAAACGGTAATGATAAAGGATTTAAATACAATCGTTATAACTATCGTATTAACATGGATGTGGATGTCACTAAAACAACTTCCATGCAAGTGAATTTGGGAGGATATTTGAACGACAAGCAGGAACCTAACTATAATAATGGTACGTATACAAATCTTGCATATCTCTTCCGCGATGTTTACACGGCCGTTCCGTTTGCAGGTGCCGGAGTTGTGGACGGAAAATGGGTAATTTCCGATCAGGATCTTTTCTCGGTAGGTAATTATGCGGACGGATTGAATGTATATTATGGTAAAGGGTATAATAACCGGACACAAAATACTTTGAATTTCGACTTTAAGTTAGAGCAAAAGCTTGACTTTCTGACTAAAGGTTTGAAAGCTCATGTGAAAGGTGCTTACAACAGTGGAGTTACTATCACCAAACGTCGTGAAGGGCGTGCCAACCGATATGAGGCGGTATATGATACCGATGGTAAGTTGATTTACAGAAAGACACAGGATTATCAAAAATTGGATTATAAGGAGTCTACAGGGCAATCCAGAAACTGGTATCTCGAGGCAGCTTTGAATTACAAACGTGATTTTGGTCATCATCACGTTTCAGCATTAGCTATGTATAATCAGTCGATGACTTATTATCCTTTTGAAGGAAAAAGTCCAAGTGAATTTATTGGCATTCCGAGAAGTTATGTTGGTTTGGTAGGTCGTGCTACGTATGATTACAAAACCAGATACTTGTTGGATGTAAGTGTTGGCTATAACGGTTCGGAAAACTTTGCTGAGGGGCAACGCTTTGGTTTGTTCCCTGCCGGTTCTCTCGGTTGGATTATTTCGGAAGAAAAATTCTTTCAGCCGGTTAAAAAGTTTGTTACTTATTTGAAATTCCGTGGTTCTTATGGTATTGTGGGTAATGACCGTGTGAGTGATTATTCCCGTTTTCTTTATTTACCTGATAAATATTTGGTTAGTTCAGGTAATTATAGCTTCGGTACTAATACGTCAACTCTTATTGCAGGTGCTACGGAATCTAAGAAAGGTAATCCGAAAGTAACATGGGAAACATCGGAAAAGCAAAACTATGGTATTGACGCTAAATTCCTGAAGGACCGTCTGAGTGTTAATTTCGACTACTTTATCGAGCATCGTAAGAATATCCTTAAATCTCGTACGATATCTCCCGGATACCTTGCTGTCAGTCTTCCTATTGCCAATATTGGTAAGGTAGATAATAAAGGATACGAAATCAACGTGAAATGGGACGATCGTATCAATGAAGTACGTTATTATGTAGGAGCCAATCTGTCGTATGCCAAGAATAAAGTTGTATTCATTGACGAAATCCGCTATCCTTATGAATGGATGCAGACTGAGGGTAAGCCGGTAGGACAGCAGTTCGGTTACGTATTCGACGGGTATTTTACGGAAGAAGAAGCAGCCAATTATGAAAGTCTGAAAGGCAAGGAAGGTGGCATTGCCGATCAAGGATCCGGTTACATACCTCTTGCCGGTGATGTAAAATATAAGGATTTGAACGATGATGGACGAATTGACGAGAAAGATGTTCGTGACATCGGTTATCCTAAATATCCTTTATATACAGCAGGTGTGAATATGGGCCTTTCATGGAAAGGATTTGATTTTAGCATGACGTGGGCAGGAGCATTCAAAACTTCGCGTTTGCTGAGTTCAATGTATCGTATTCCTTATGGAGAGAGCAACAACTCAGCTATTATGAAATATATGATTGAAGATGCTTGGACGCCGGAAAAAGGAGATGCAGCAAAAGCACCGGCACTCTCGTTTAGAAGTAAGTCTCATAATTACCAGGATTCAGACCTTTGGCTGAGAGATGCTTCTTACGTTCGTTTGAAGAATATAGAACTGGGATATTCATTCCCAAGTGCTTTACTGAAGAAAGCACATATCGGTTCACTTCGTATATTCCTGTCCGGATACAATTTGTTGACGTTCGACAATTTCAAGGTATCCGATCCGGAAAGTGATCCGAGCGGAAGTACTTATCCATTGATTAAAGTGGTGAATGTGGGATTAAAAGTTGGTTTCTAATTAATTAGTTAAAGTCATGAAATCATTGAGAAAACTATTATATACTATCCTTTTGACGGGAAGTTTGTTTGCAACTGTTTCTTGTGAAGATTTGGCGTTCGGTGACAAATTTTTGCAAAAACCGCCAAGTTCGGATGTAACTATTGATACTATATTTTCTTCGGCAGAATATGCACGGCGTATCTTGTTGAAGAGTTATCAGTCGCTTCCGTATGGAATGGAAACTTCCGGTTACTGGACACAAATGTGGCTTGGAACTTTGGAAGGTCTAACGGATTTAAACTATGATAATGTGGGATATTCAGGTGTAATGAAAGTATATTATAGTGGTAACTATAATGCTTCTACCGAGGATACCCCTAGAGGTAAGTATATGGCGACAAAAATTCGTTTCAACAACGATGAAAGTGGTATGTGGGGAGCCATTCGTCATGCATGGCTGTTTTGTGAGAATGTAGACCGTGTACCGGATATGGACGCTGCGGAAAAATCACGGTTGAAAGCAGAAGCTAAGATGATTGTTGCCGTTTACTATTCTCACATGTTGCGTCATTATGGCGGTTTGCCGATTGTGGATCATGCTATTGATCCTGAAGATACTAATCTGCCGGGGCGTGCTACACTACAGGCTACCGTGGATTTTATCATTGGTTTGTTGAACGACGCCATCAATTGTCCTGAATTTCCATGGAGAATCTCTGAAGAAGATTTAGGTAATTGGGATGGACGTATGTGTAAGGCGGGTGCTATGGCGCTGAAAGCACGAGTACTTTTATTTGTTGCCAGTCCGTTGTTCAATAACGATACTCCTTATTGTCAGGGAGAGGCTTCTTCGCAGTTGATGACATGGTTGGGCGGTTATAGCAAAGAGCGTTGGAAACTTGCCATTGACGCTTGCGAAGAGTTTTTCACAGCTCTCAATGCGAATGGTTATTATAAAATGGTGGAAGTAGGAGATGAGGGCACGAATAGTTTCGGTGAAGCATTTACGAGTGGTTATTTTGATCGTGGAACCACTGAGACACTTATTTCTGTCAGAAGAAATATTTATAGCCAGAAAAATAATTCCATATTGAGTAATTCTATTCGTTGGGGAGGTTATTGTCCTACATTGGAATATTTCAATATGTTCCAAATGGAAGACGGTACGGATTTTGATTGGGAAAATCCTGTACATGCCAAGAATCCGTTTATCAATCGTGATCCGCGTTTGTATGAGACTTTTATTTTGGATGGTCAACCATTTAATGGAGGTGTTGCAGGCCTGACGGAACCTAAAGGAGAAGATTATCCGGCAGGAAAAGACTGGAAGGTTGGAATGATACATCAGTTGTCTACTGCCACAGGACTTGTCTGCCGCAAGTGGGGGTTAGACCGTAATAGTGCATGGTCAAATCGTCCTATCCAGTGGCCTTTCCTTCGTCTGCCGGAGATATACCTGAGTTATGCAGAAGCATTGAATGAATATAATAACGGTCCTGATTCGAAAGCATACAATGCTGTAGACAAAGTACGTGCCCGTGTCGGTATGCCGGGACTTAAAAAAGGAATGAGCCGTGATGATTTCCGCGAAGCTTTGTTGCGTGAACGAGCTTGTGAGTTTGGTTATGAAGAGGTTCGTTTCTTTGACCTGATCCGTTGGAAGAAGTACAATGTATTCGAACAAAAACTTCATGGTTTGCATGTGTACAAACACAAAGATACGGGTGAATATTTGTTGGAACCGTTTGATTTGACTAAGTATCCGCGTACTTGGTGGACCGGTGGTTTTGCCCCAAAATGGTGTTCTGAGTGCATTCCCTTCTAAAGAAGTCAATAAAGGATACGGTCTTGTACAAAATCCGGGTTGGGAATAATTAAACAATGGTATTAATAGAAAATAGAAATAACAATATACTCATGAAAAAAAGTATCAAGTTATTAGTAGCGTGTATGTTGTGTTCACCGACAGCCATTATGGCTCAAGAACAGGACAGTTTGTTTGCACGCAAAAGTAAAGTGGCTATAGAGTATGGACGTGGCATTTCTTTCGATTTGAAAGAATCGACTACGGCAACTGCGGTAGCCAATGAGGAAGAACTTTCGCACAAAAAGAGTATCAATAACTCTAATATGCTTTATGGGTTGATTCCCGGACTTCAAGTGTTGCAAAATGCCGATAATGCCTGGAATGATGCTGCGACATTGAGAGTACGCGGATATGGAACCAGCAGTTCTACTACTCCGTTGGTATTGGTAGACGGTTTCGAGCGCTCACTCGATCAGATAAGTGCCGATGAAATAGAGTCTGTCACTGTTCTTAAAGATGCGGCTTCTACGGCTCTCTACGGGATGAAAGGTGCTAACGGTGTTATTTTGGTGAAAACGAAGCGTGGAAAGATGGGCAAACCGGAGATTAATTTCTCTTACCAGTTTAATATGGCTACACCGCAACGTTTGCCGGAATTTGTTGACGGATACACCTATGCGGAAGCGTTAAATGAAGGATTGACCAATGACGGATTGTCGGCACGTTACTCTGCTGAAGAATTGGAAGCCTTCAGAACTCAAAGTAATCCGGATGTATATCCGAATGTAGACTGGTGGGGCGAGGCATTGCGCGATCATAGTTACGGAAACAATGTGACCTTCTCGGCTAGAGGTGGTGGAAATTTTGTGCGCTATTTCACTCAGTTGAATTATCTGAATGATAATGGTATCTTGAAACCGACAAGCGATAATGACGGTTACTCCACCCAGTTTAAATATTCAAAACTGAACATTCGTACTAATTTGGATATCACCGTCAGCCCTACAACTACCGTGCAACTGAATTTGTTTGGGAACTTCTCCGAACACAATCGTCCGGGAGAAACTACATCGGATATTTTCAGTGCGTTGTATCAAGTGCCTTCAGGAGCATTTCCTGTTAAAACTTCCCGTAACACATGGGGAGGAACTACTGTATATTCTAATAATCCGATTGCAAGTATTTCCGGCACAGGTTATGCGCGTTCTCAAACCCGTAATATGTATGCAGACATGAAATTGAATCAGGATTTGAGTGCTTTTGTGAAGGGATTATCGATTGGTTTTCAAGTAGGATTGGACAACAGTGCTTCTTATTGGGATAACAATATCATGAAATTCGGATATGAACAGGCTACAATAGATGGGGAAACCGGAGAAACTGTTTATAACACTTTGCGTAATGAAAGTTCTCTTTCGTTCAGTAAGAGTGTCGGATCTTCGATCAATCATTTCAATTTCGGGGCGTATGCCAACTATGCTAAAGATTGGAATAAACACAGTCTGGTTGCAACTTTGCAATACAATATGGATAAAACAAATGCCAAGGGACAGAATAAATCGAAAGCATTTATGGATGTAGTGGCACAAGCTCACTATGTTTATGACCATCGTTATGTGCTGGATGCATCTTTATCCGGTTCCGCTGCCAGCATTTTGGAACCGGGCCATAGATGGGGAATCTTTCCGTCAGTGGGTGCCGCATGGATTATGTCAGAAGAGACTGCTTTGAAGAGCGACTGGTTGAACCTGTTGAAACTTCGTGCATCTTATGGTATTGCCGGACGTGCTGATTACGATACCGATCTTTATCTCGATGTGTACGGAACCGGAGGAAGTTATTTATTTGGAAAAAATCCGGCGAGCATCAATGGTATGAAAATCACTCAACTGGGGATTACCGACATGACTTACGAAAAGTCACATAAATTGAATGTAGGATTTGATTTTATGGCTTTCAACAAATTATCTGTTGCCATTGACGGTTTTTACGATCACCGCACGGATATTTTAGTAAGTGGGGATAATGCCGTATCCTCTATATTTGGCTTGACAGCTCCTAAAATAAATAATGGAGTTGTGAATAGTTATGGAGTAGAAACAAGTGTACGCTGGGCGGATAAAATCGGTGATTTTAATTATCAAATTGGTGGTATGCTCACTTTCAACCGTAACAAGATTATTAATCAGAACGAAGAATATCGTCCTCATGATTACTTGAAACGTACAGGTAAGCGTTTAGGACAGTTCTTTGGTTATGAAGTGGAAGGCATTTATCAGAATCAGGATGAAATTGACAACCGTGGTGTTAAACAGAATCTGTCAGATGTTCGTCCGGGTGATTTGAAATATAAAGACCAGAATAATGATGGGGTGATTGATACGTATGACCAGGTAGCTTTGGGATATAGTGTTATGCCGGAAATTTATTACTCATTCGACTTGAATCTGGAATACAAAGGATTCGGTATCTACGCCTTGTTCCAGGGAACGGGAAATCAGAGTCGTCTTTTGAATACTTCAAGTGTGTATTGGCCTTTGATTGGTAATAGTACTATCTCTACCGAATATTATAATAATCGGTGGACTCCGGATACTCCGAACGCTAAATACCCGCGTCTGACTTCAGAAGGTTCTGCCAATAACTATGTGACCAACTCCTTGTGGCTGGGCGATGCATCTTATATGAAGTTGCGTACACTGGAACTTTATTATAATTTCTCACAGGAAATGATGAAGAAGAGTAAATTCATCAAGAGTGCCAAAGTCTTTGCACGTGGTCATGATCTCTTCTGTATAGATAAGATTAAAGTATTGGATCCTGAAAACATCGGAACAAATCATCCGACCATGACTCAGTATACTTTGGGTGTTAACTTATCATTCTAAAAAGTAAAATGAACATGAAGTATTTTAAAATCAAACATATAGCCTTGTTGCTTGCGGTTGCATCCGCTCCTCTGTATACAGCTTGTGATTTTATGGATTGCAGTGAAACAGATTACTATTCAAAGCAACAAATTCTGGATAACATGGAACGTGTGGAACAATTGGCTACACAGGTATATAGTTATTTGCCACATGACTTCTGCAATACATCGGGAGCTATGCAGGATGCTGCTACGGACGATGCTGTCCATATTTACGAATCATCTGCCATCCAACGGTTTGTCAATGGTACGTGGTCGGCCAATTATACTGTCGATGATGTGTTCGGCACTTACTACAATGCCATCCATGATGCTAATTTTTATCTCGAAAACTGTGTAGGACTGACATTTGACGAGTGGAAGTATTCTGATGGTTTTGAAAATGATTTTAAGAGTTATCAGAATTATGAGCATGAAGTGCGCTTTTTGCGTGCATTTTATTATTTTGAATTGGTAAAACGTTATCAGAATATACCTTTGATAACCAAAACGCTGACTCAGGAAGAAGCCAATGAAGCGGAACCTGTAGATGCAGCTACCATTTTGAACTTCATCATCAGTGAATGTACTGATTTGGCGAATGGTAAATTGCCGGTAAATTACAATAATATGCCTGGTGGAACAGGTAATTTGCAACGCGCTACCAAAGGTATGGCCCTTGCATTGAAGTCTCGCGCTTCTCTGTATCTTGCCAGTCCTTTGTATTCTGCTGATGATACGCAGAAGTGGAAGAATGCCGCTCAGGCAGCCTATGACCTTATCAACGAGGCAGCTACCTTAGGGTATGGCTTGGATTCCAAATATTCCAATCTGTTTGGTGCCACTAATAACCAAAGTAAAGAAGTTATCATGTGTCGTCCTACAGGTGCAAGCACAAATTTTGAATCTGCCAATTTCCCGATGGGGGTTACTAATGGTTCTACTACAACTTGTCCTACGGAAAACTTGGTAAGTGCTTATGAAATGAAAACCGGTGAAGATTTTAGCTGGGATGATCCGGAAATGGCAAAAAATCCGTATGCAAATCGTGACCCGCGTTTGGGAATGACAGTTGTGTATAATGGTATGGCATGGCCTAAAACGACTCCGGTAGAGGTGTTTGAAGGAGGTAAGAACGGTCAACCTATAAAAAATGCCACAACTACCGGATATTACTTAAGAAAATATGTGAATAACAATGTCACTTTCGAACCGGGTGAAACTACTACGAGCCAACAGCATAACTGGATTTTATTCCGTTATGCGGAAATCCTGTTAAACTATGCAGAAGCGATGGTGAATGCCTATGGTGACCCAGATGAAAAAGGCCCCTATAGTTTGAGTGCCCGCGAAGCTGTCAATCAGGTACGTGATCGTGGAGATGTGAAGATGCCGGCTTATCCTGTCATGAGTAAAGATGATTTCTTGAAACGATTGAAAAACGAACGTCGGGTGGAATTTGCATTTGAAGGACAACGCTTCTGGGATCTCCGCCGTTGGAAAGAATTAGATGATATGCAGAATATTTATAAAGTGAAAGTAATCAAGCAAGCCGACGGAACGATTCGATATACCAAAGAAAAGCTTGCCACTTATACTATTCAGGATAAGATGTATTTCTATCCGATTGCGAACACTGAACTTTTCAAGAACCATAAGTTGGTACAGAACACAGGTTGGTAAACTCGGAATGAGGCAAACAATATTGTAAAGATGGGGGGATGTTAAAATAGGTTTCTGATAGTATCTTTTTGACATGCCCCCATTCTGTTTAAAGTAATGAATTCTGATATTAATTAAAATGTAAAGTGAATGATGAGATGTAGGCATATTGTATTTTTCATTGTATTATACGGGCTTTGTATAACCTGCTCGAGTGATGGACCTACTGATGATTCTAAAAGGGGAGAGGATGGAAAAGAAGAACCCCTTTCCGATAAGGGAATCTTATTTGCTGACTTCGAGACATATAGTACCACTCCCTATTTCTTCCGGTATGGCAACTCGGGTGGTAGTAAAATGAACAATTATTATCCGCGTTGGATTTACTCTCATGTGGTAACAGACAATCCGGTAAAGAACGAAGAAAATCCATCATCTAAAGTATTGGAATATACTTCAATGGAAGCTCGGAACTATGGATTGAAATTTCGTTTTTCTAAAGCGGCAGACATCAATGACGTAAGAGGTATTCGCTTAAAAATCTACCAACCCGCCAATGTAATAGAAAAAGAAACTTGGAAAGGTACCTCTAAAGCTACTTCCCAACAATTAGGTGTGAAACTGATAGGAAGATTTAATTCTGTAAATGATTACAAACAGGAAGAAGGGATTTTGTTAACCAATTCATTGGTCGATTTCAAAGAAGAAGGAGTATGGAAAACATATACGTTTACTTTCAGTAAAAGTGAATACGGTGTTGCCGCTATACAGATGAAGAATGGCATAGCGGGTATGGTTATTCTACCTACGTATGGTTCGGGAGTCACTTTGACTGAAGAGAACAAATATAAATGTTATATAGATGATATTGAAATTTTAGAATAGCGGAAGGAGAGTAAAAAGATGAAAAATAAATGGTTCTTACTATATATATTACTATGGGGAATATCTTGTGTAAATGCACAAACTTCGGACGTGGATAAAATGTTTCCGAACGCTGTGCTCACGCGTGAAAGCTATGATAAAGTAAAAGTGGCATTGGAGAAGGGCGATAATACTACTTTCCCGAAGAATTGGTATATCAAACAGATAGAAACTCCGGCAAAGAATATTGTAGAGAGCGGTCGGAAAACCACTCCTGTTAAATCTATTGACGAAAATCCGGATAAGGTAGACATCAGTAAGGAAATGAAATCCATTCATCAGCTATGTCTTGCGTATGCTTTTACACAAGATAAGGTCTATCTGAATAAAGCGGTCGAATATCTGAAAGCATGGTCTGAAATCAATGTTGCTTTGTCGAAAAGAAATATTCATGAAGAATCATATAATATTGCCGTGGAAGGCTATTCGTTGATTCGTAAGGTTATCGGCCAGTCCGACCGGGAACTGATTGATACCTGGATACGTAAGAGGGCAGAGGTGTTTGTTAAAGACAATGATTTGAGGGTCAATAACTGGGGGACTTGTCTGTTGTATCAGTTCTATCTGTTTGGCACGGTATTGGAAGACGAAGCAATAGTTGATAAATTCCGTTCTTCGTATGACAATTGGGTGAAAGGTAATCTGTTCCCTAATGGGACAACGACAGATTTGCTCGGTCGTGACGCTTTTGCTTATCATGCCTATGATTTGCTGTTTTTCGCGCGCATTTGTCATCTGAAAGCAATGCATGAAGGTTATGCTGCTGCTGAAGTCTTTTATAGGAAAGATATACATTGGGGAGCTTCTATCCGGAATAGTGTAGTTTTCTGGAAACCATTTCTGTTGGATCCTAAAAAATATACTCACATTGAATTTGTAGGAACAGAATATGAACCGGATAAAAAACGTTCGGATTACAACAAGACTTACAATCCGTCGGGAACCTTATATGTAATTGATGAATTGTATGAAATAGATAAGGAACTTAAAGAGGTATTAGATCATTATAAACGTAATCCGGATATTTCTTTGAAATTGGGATTAAGCTCTTTACGTTGGTATTGATGGTTGCATAAAAAAAGTTTTATATGAAAAGAATCTCTATAGTAATTGTTCTTTTGACAGTTATAATTAATTATTCTACGGCTGCTACCGGAGATAATCTGAACTGGTTCAAAGATGCGAAATTTGGTTTATTTATACATTGGGGATTATATTCTCAGACAGCGGGTGAATGGAAAGGTCATCCAACCGAAGGTGGTGAACATTTTATGCTTTATGAGCGTATTCCATTAAAAGAATATGCAGCAATAGCCAAAGATTTTAATCCGCTAAAGTTTGATGCGAAGAAATGGGTACAGGCTGCCAAGCACGCAGGGATGAAATATCTGGTATATACGACTAAACATCATGACGGATTTGCCATGTATAATTCAGCTTGTAGTGATTATAATATAGTGAGATGTACTCCTTTTGGCAAAGATCCTTTGAAGGAATTGGCGGAAGCTTGCAAAAAGGAGGGAATCAAACTGGGACTTTATTATTCATTGGGGCGTGATTGGGAAGACCCGGATGTACCTACTAACTGGCCTGTAAAAGCAGGTCGCAGCAATACTTGGGATTATCCGGATGAAGATAGTAAACAGTTACCGGCTTATATTGAACGTAAAGTGAAACCACAGTTAAAGGAATTGCTTACTAATTACGGTGAAATAGCGGTTGTCTGGTTCGATACGCCCGAGTTGGTTACCAAACAACAGAGTAAGGAGTTGCGTGACTTGATTCATTCGTTACAGCCGGGGTGTTTAATCAATGGTCGTATTGGAAACGGGTTAGGGGATTATTCCATTATTGAACAGAAGCTTTCCAACGGTATAAATAACAAACCCTGGGAAGC contains these protein-coding regions:
- a CDS encoding alginate lyase family protein, whose product is MKNKWFLLYILLWGISCVNAQTSDVDKMFPNAVLTRESYDKVKVALEKGDNTTFPKNWYIKQIETPAKNIVESGRKTTPVKSIDENPDKVDISKEMKSIHQLCLAYAFTQDKVYLNKAVEYLKAWSEINVALSKRNIHEESYNIAVEGYSLIRKVIGQSDRELIDTWIRKRAEVFVKDNDLRVNNWGTCLLYQFYLFGTVLEDEAIVDKFRSSYDNWVKGNLFPNGTTTDLLGRDAFAYHAYDLLFFARICHLKAMHEGYAAAEVFYRKDIHWGASIRNSVVFWKPFLLDPKKYTHIEFVGTEYEPDKKRSDYNKTYNPSGTLYVIDELYEIDKELKEVLDHYKRNPDISLKLGLSSLRWY
- a CDS encoding alpha-L-fucosidase, whose product is MKRISIVIVLLTVIINYSTAATGDNLNWFKDAKFGLFIHWGLYSQTAGEWKGHPTEGGEHFMLYERIPLKEYAAIAKDFNPLKFDAKKWVQAAKHAGMKYLVYTTKHHDGFAMYNSACSDYNIVRCTPFGKDPLKELAEACKKEGIKLGLYYSLGRDWEDPDVPTNWPVKAGRSNTWDYPDEDSKQLPAYIERKVKPQLKELLTNYGEIAVVWFDTPELVTKQQSKELRDLIHSLQPGCLINGRIGNGLGDYSIIEQKLSNGINNKPWEACLTMGKNWGYNRYDTVYKKPDVLIRNFVDIVSKGGNLLLNVGPDQLGCFPEQTDVILNTFHKWMENNGEAIYGTTPWRVFGENFTVNRAEESEQKPFHDAVYDGTPKDIVPDVRFTMKDKNVYIIIRHVTTTSYTLHSFSSGVDKIKKVTLLENHKKVNWKLDDDGLKISNIRRSAKDSFPVYVLKVEYF